Proteins from one Acidiphilium multivorum AIU301 genomic window:
- a CDS encoding IS1595-like element ISAcr1 family transposase has protein sequence MDVLAREDLPFPQSLPEFQRIFPNDAACAAYLESARWNGGFACPRCGVVGEPFRFEARPGVLRCRACRKDVSLMAGTVMERSHTPLSTWFWAAYLIASQTPGMSAVQFQRQLGLSRYETAFGILHKLRAGMVRPERDKIGDTPQEHVEVDETWVGGRTRGDGRGVHHKVLVACAVEVRHRKPGTKLDNRKDGRYAGRVRLAVVPDRSANSLCGFVENAVAPGSLIVTDDWSGYAGLGRRGFDHHAIAECGDPEVAEEFLPIVHLVFTNLKTWINGIHHGVSAKHLQAYLNEFTFRFNRRLYPFNAFRSLLGIAGRAAAPTFDELYSGEWTHPTFSGCG, from the coding sequence ATGGATGTCCTGGCCCGTGAAGACCTGCCGTTCCCGCAGTCTCTGCCGGAATTCCAGCGTATTTTCCCGAACGACGCGGCCTGTGCCGCCTATCTCGAAAGCGCCCGCTGGAATGGAGGGTTCGCCTGCCCAAGGTGCGGCGTCGTTGGCGAGCCGTTCCGTTTCGAGGCGCGCCCGGGCGTTCTGCGCTGCCGGGCCTGTCGCAAAGACGTAAGCCTGATGGCTGGGACCGTTATGGAACGCAGTCACACGCCGCTGTCGACTTGGTTCTGGGCGGCTTACTTGATCGCCAGCCAGACGCCCGGAATGTCGGCCGTCCAATTTCAGCGGCAACTCGGCCTGTCGCGCTACGAGACCGCCTTCGGCATCCTTCATAAGCTGCGCGCCGGGATGGTGCGCCCCGAGCGCGACAAGATTGGCGACACGCCGCAAGAACACGTCGAAGTGGATGAAACGTGGGTTGGAGGACGAACCCGAGGCGATGGACGGGGTGTCCATCACAAGGTTCTCGTCGCCTGTGCCGTGGAGGTGCGCCACCGGAAACCGGGAACCAAGCTCGACAATCGGAAAGACGGTCGCTACGCGGGACGCGTTCGTCTCGCTGTTGTCCCCGACCGTAGCGCCAATTCGCTCTGCGGATTCGTCGAAAACGCCGTTGCTCCCGGATCGCTGATCGTTACCGACGACTGGAGCGGCTATGCCGGTCTCGGAAGGCGCGGGTTCGACCACCATGCAATCGCCGAATGCGGCGACCCGGAGGTGGCAGAAGAATTCCTGCCGATCGTCCACTTGGTCTTTACCAACCTGAAGACCTGGATCAACGGCATCCATCACGGGGTCAGCGCCAAACATCTACAAGCCTACCTCAATGAATTCACGTTTCGGTTCAACCGGCGCCTCTATCCCTTCAACGCGTTCCGCTCGCTGCTCGGAATCGCGGGTAGGGCAGCCGCACCAACCTTTGACGAGCTTTATTCCGGGGAATGGACACACCCTACATTTAGTGGGTGTGGGTAA
- a CDS encoding YdhR family protein, with protein sequence MRAILSVRISSPLPADELVRRMNARAADFAAVPGLVQKSFGLDPLSGDICGIYIFETRAALEAYRASPLATSIPAAYAATEIRREIFDLVNLVQAQSAGAPRAEPS encoded by the coding sequence ATGCGCGCCATCCTCTCCGTCCGGATTTCCTCGCCCCTGCCGGCCGACGAACTCGTCCGCCGCATGAACGCCCGCGCCGCGGACTTCGCCGCCGTGCCCGGCCTCGTCCAGAAATCCTTCGGCCTCGACCCGCTCAGCGGCGACATCTGCGGCATCTACATCTTCGAAACCCGCGCCGCCCTCGAAGCCTACCGCGCCAGCCCCCTCGCCACCTCGATCCCCGCCGCCTACGCGGCGACGGAGATCCGCCGGGAAATTTTCGATCTGGTCAACCTCGTGCAGGCGCAGAGCGCCGGGGCGCCGAGGGCGGAGCCGTCATAG
- a CDS encoding MarC family protein — protein MDLAFAARFLGAFFAIMNPFVTLPIFLSMTADRTVAEQRSIALQVGTYSTVMCIVIAVAGNAIIGFFGISIDAFRVAGGLVLLGIAFSMLNGHPITAHERGDHEKSADSAADAADDAEGGIAFYPMTFPLVVGPGTIATLIIYAGQARGVPEYVALGLITALLLAVLIVVLYFAASIGRLLSARMRVVMTRLMGMILAAIAVGMVTAGLKILLPGLT, from the coding sequence ATGGATCTGGCCTTCGCCGCGCGGTTCCTGGGGGCGTTCTTCGCCATCATGAACCCCTTCGTCACCCTGCCGATCTTCCTGTCGATGACGGCGGACCGCACCGTCGCCGAACAGCGGTCGATCGCCCTGCAGGTCGGCACCTACAGCACGGTGATGTGCATCGTCATCGCCGTCGCCGGCAACGCGATCATCGGCTTCTTCGGCATTTCGATCGACGCCTTCCGCGTCGCCGGCGGCCTGGTCCTGCTCGGCATCGCCTTCTCGATGCTGAACGGCCACCCGATCACCGCGCACGAGCGCGGCGACCACGAGAAATCCGCCGACTCCGCCGCCGATGCGGCGGACGACGCCGAGGGCGGCATCGCCTTCTACCCGATGACCTTCCCCCTCGTGGTCGGCCCCGGCACCATCGCCACCCTGATCATCTATGCCGGGCAGGCCCGCGGTGTGCCGGAATACGTCGCCCTCGGGCTGATCACCGCGCTGCTGCTCGCGGTGCTGATCGTCGTCCTCTACTTCGCCGCCTCGATCGGCCGGCTGCTCTCCGCCCGGATGCGCGTGGTCATGACCCGCCTGATGGGCATGATCCTCGCCGCCATCGCCGTCGGCATGGTCACCGCCGGCCTGAAGATCCTGCTCCCCGGCCTCACCTGA
- a CDS encoding putative adhesin, with amino-acid sequence MTKVTERGGLDIYELGDQLYYFKPKIGTNTCIITAHGGHTVLTKTNIFTVPSNTVLRFYSEDTYSVVDPGFSSFYHSVGAVKELVSEGESCFDYILTKYQGKGNNEMGETYDSIAQTINQNFKDYNFLDDRILPIRLTPIPTRSSVGHGCPGP; translated from the coding sequence ATGACCAAAGTCACCGAGCGGGGAGGGCTCGACATCTACGAACTCGGCGATCAGCTATATTATTTCAAGCCCAAGATCGGGACGAATACGTGCATCATCACCGCCCATGGCGGACATACGGTGCTGACGAAGACCAACATTTTCACCGTACCCAGCAATACGGTGCTGCGGTTTTACTCCGAAGATACATATTCGGTTGTCGACCCCGGATTCAGCAGCTTCTACCACAGCGTCGGCGCCGTGAAAGAACTCGTTAGCGAGGGCGAATCATGTTTCGACTACATCCTGACCAAATATCAGGGCAAGGGCAACAACGAGATGGGGGAGACATATGACTCCATCGCCCAAACCATCAATCAAAATTTTAAAGACTATAATTTTTTGGACGATCGAATCTTGCCTATCCGGTTGACTCCCATACCTACTAGATCTAGTGTTGGGCATGGATGTCCTGGCCCGTGA